A genomic segment from Pollutimonas thiosulfatoxidans encodes:
- a CDS encoding FAD-dependent oxidoreductase — translation MSYQFADYPFKAKTYQATLPVLVDGKEAERKKVIVVGGGPVGLCVALGLANHGIPCVLIEADDSVCSGSRAICISRRSQEILERLGALHGFTEKGLPWTGGRSYYRNTEVLHFKMPHDDNQKLPPMLNIEQFYIEQFLLDEAERRSDLIDIRWATRVTEVHALDDKVTLKLVSDKGEHLIEGDWLVAADGGRSIVREELGLELKGTSYEGRYVIVDIALETDLPTERLAWFDPPSNPGSSILMHRQPDGVWRVDYQIGQNEDPDEAIKPENVIPRVQSHLEMIGQSGQWSPIWITMYKAHALSLEKYRHGRVLFAGDAAHLVPIFGVRGANSGIDDADNLAWKLAYVIKGLADEHLLDTYSEERVYATRENLSYGTKSTEFMAPPTFAFELMRTAVLTLALNHSEVRPLINPRQTATITYLNSPLNHPDVDKEWFSNGPVPGAVLVESPVTIQDDDEASQAHLTDLIAPVFTVMLFTDGRGGSADTLKLQSAMDTRGVPFRVLTLAATAAKDASVDAWDESGRLFQMYGAALNTCYLVRPDGHVLGRWKNFEPAVIEAAVEAVLATRELEVAA, via the coding sequence ATGAGCTATCAGTTCGCAGATTACCCTTTCAAAGCTAAGACCTATCAGGCAACGTTACCGGTCCTTGTTGACGGCAAAGAAGCAGAGCGCAAAAAGGTCATTGTGGTGGGCGGAGGTCCTGTGGGACTTTGCGTTGCCTTAGGGCTGGCTAACCATGGCATTCCTTGCGTTTTAATCGAGGCAGACGATTCTGTCTGCTCCGGTAGTCGTGCGATTTGCATCTCGCGTCGTAGCCAAGAGATCCTGGAGCGCCTGGGTGCTTTGCACGGTTTCACAGAAAAGGGGCTGCCATGGACCGGGGGGCGTAGCTACTACCGTAATACTGAGGTGCTGCATTTCAAGATGCCCCATGACGACAACCAGAAACTTCCCCCAATGCTCAATATCGAGCAGTTCTACATTGAACAATTTCTGCTAGACGAAGCAGAACGTCGGTCAGACCTTATTGACATCCGCTGGGCGACTCGCGTCACCGAAGTGCACGCGCTTGACGATAAGGTGACATTGAAATTGGTCTCTGACAAGGGCGAGCACCTGATCGAGGGAGACTGGCTGGTCGCGGCCGATGGCGGCAGAAGCATAGTTCGCGAGGAGTTAGGGCTCGAGCTCAAGGGAACCAGCTATGAAGGACGTTATGTCATTGTCGATATAGCGCTAGAGACAGACTTGCCTACGGAGCGATTGGCCTGGTTCGACCCCCCATCTAATCCTGGTTCTTCTATTTTGATGCACCGGCAACCAGACGGAGTCTGGCGCGTTGATTATCAGATCGGCCAGAACGAGGATCCTGACGAAGCAATAAAGCCAGAGAACGTGATACCGCGCGTACAAAGCCATCTGGAGATGATAGGCCAATCCGGTCAATGGTCACCGATCTGGATCACCATGTATAAGGCGCATGCGCTTTCCCTGGAGAAGTATCGGCACGGTCGCGTATTGTTCGCTGGGGATGCAGCGCACTTGGTGCCTATATTTGGTGTGCGCGGTGCGAATTCGGGTATCGATGATGCAGATAATCTTGCCTGGAAGCTTGCCTATGTCATAAAAGGCCTGGCCGATGAGCACCTGCTCGATACGTACTCGGAGGAGCGGGTTTATGCCACCCGGGAGAACCTGAGCTACGGTACGAAAAGCACCGAATTTATGGCACCGCCAACGTTCGCTTTCGAGCTAATGCGTACGGCGGTCTTAACACTTGCGCTAAACCATTCTGAGGTTCGCCCGCTGATAAATCCTCGCCAGACTGCGACGATAACGTATTTGAATTCTCCCCTGAACCATCCAGATGTTGATAAAGAGTGGTTCAGCAATGGACCGGTCCCTGGTGCTGTGCTGGTAGAAAGCCCCGTAACCATTCAAGACGATGATGAGGCATCCCAAGCACACTTGACCGATCTGATAGCACCAGTATTTACGGTAATGCTTTTCACGGACGGCAGAGGTGGGTCGGCAGATACGCTCAAATTGCAAAGTGCTATGGATACCAGAGGCGTGCCGTTTCGCGTATTGACGCTCGCTGCCACTGCAGCCAAAGATGCCTCAGTGGACGCATGGGATGAAAGTGGCCGCTTATTTCAAATGTATGGCGCTGCCTTGAACACATGTTATCTCGTCCGGCCCGATGGCCATGTGTTGGGTCGTTGGAAAAATTTCGAACCAGCAGTGATTGAGGCGGCAGTCGAAGCCGTTCTTGCCACCCGCGAACTGGAGGTTGCAGCATGA
- a CDS encoding FAD-dependent oxidoreductase — protein sequence MTTDYDLIVVGSGAAGLATAITAGHFGLSVLILEKADVIGGTTALSGGWLWVPGNELAQDAGVNDSLAAARTYIANEAGPHFDGERVDSFLAHAGEMVSFFRQHTAVDFNFGNNYPDYHPDHPGGAQQGRSIHPKPFDGAKLGRALSQLARPMPESTFMGMGLNSGPDLKHFLNATRSLRSAAFVMGKIADHMFSILRHGRGTRLVNGNALAARLFRTVLDMQIPYRTSTRVVDLVREDNTVVGVVVDANGERERILGKHGVVLAAGGFPQNSELKAKYYGHPTERNHHVSLAPFANTGDGTSMAISHGARINENLSSSAAWAPVSIIKRPDGSTGRFFHLIDRAKPGVLAVTVDGERFVNESTNYHDFVRALIDACDGRQDVQCFMMCDHRALRRYGLGAVRPSPLGYKSFIRSGYLLRGSTVEQLARCAGIQPGRLEATVARFNADAREGRDALGKGSTSYQRLLGDSDFTPNPCVGEMKDGPFYAVKVLPGDLGTYVGIDTDSETRVLDIHGQPIPNLYAVGNDSASIFGGAYPGAGATLGPAMTFGYLCGKQVARAASSEQGATSSKAAISSMTTFA from the coding sequence ATGACAACAGACTATGATTTGATCGTAGTAGGCTCGGGCGCTGCGGGCTTAGCGACCGCGATTACAGCTGGCCATTTTGGTCTATCTGTTCTGATTCTTGAAAAAGCAGACGTCATTGGGGGCACCACGGCATTGTCCGGGGGCTGGCTTTGGGTCCCCGGGAATGAATTGGCCCAAGACGCTGGCGTCAATGATTCCTTAGCGGCGGCACGCACGTATATCGCCAATGAAGCAGGGCCTCACTTCGACGGGGAGCGTGTAGACAGCTTCCTTGCCCACGCGGGAGAGATGGTGAGTTTCTTCCGACAGCATACAGCTGTCGATTTCAATTTCGGCAACAACTACCCAGACTATCACCCCGATCACCCCGGGGGAGCGCAACAAGGAAGGTCGATACATCCCAAGCCGTTCGACGGCGCGAAACTGGGTAGGGCATTATCACAGCTCGCTCGGCCCATGCCCGAGTCCACCTTCATGGGGATGGGACTTAACAGCGGGCCTGATTTAAAACATTTCCTGAATGCAACGCGTTCCTTACGCTCAGCGGCCTTCGTGATGGGAAAAATCGCGGACCATATGTTCTCCATCCTGCGCCACGGACGAGGCACCCGGTTGGTCAATGGGAACGCGTTGGCGGCGCGATTGTTCCGCACTGTTCTCGACATGCAGATCCCTTACCGAACATCAACACGTGTCGTTGATCTCGTTCGCGAAGACAACACGGTGGTAGGCGTTGTGGTCGACGCAAACGGTGAGCGCGAGAGAATTCTCGGCAAGCACGGCGTTGTTCTGGCAGCTGGCGGCTTTCCACAAAATTCGGAACTCAAAGCGAAGTATTACGGCCACCCTACCGAGCGGAACCATCACGTCTCGTTAGCGCCTTTTGCTAATACAGGGGACGGAACCTCAATGGCTATCTCGCACGGTGCACGCATCAATGAAAACCTCTCCTCCTCCGCTGCGTGGGCGCCTGTATCAATCATAAAGAGGCCAGATGGATCCACGGGAAGATTCTTCCATTTGATTGATCGAGCCAAGCCTGGAGTGCTGGCTGTGACCGTAGATGGCGAGCGGTTCGTCAATGAAAGTACAAACTACCATGATTTCGTTCGAGCCCTGATCGATGCATGCGATGGGCGCCAAGACGTCCAATGCTTCATGATGTGCGACCATCGCGCGTTACGTCGCTACGGACTTGGTGCGGTTAGGCCGTCGCCATTGGGCTACAAATCATTCATTCGCTCTGGCTATCTACTGCGGGGAAGCACGGTTGAGCAGTTAGCGAGATGCGCTGGCATCCAACCTGGCAGGCTAGAGGCCACCGTGGCGCGCTTCAACGCGGACGCCAGGGAAGGCCGCGACGCACTGGGAAAAGGTTCCACATCCTATCAGCGCCTGCTTGGCGATTCCGACTTTACCCCGAACCCTTGTGTGGGCGAGATGAAGGATGGACCTTTCTATGCGGTGAAGGTACTTCCGGGAGACTTGGGCACCTACGTTGGTATCGACACTGACTCGGAAACGCGCGTGCTGGATATCCATGGTCAGCCAATTCCAAATCTATACGCCGTGGGCAACGATTCTGCGTCGATTTTCGGTGGCGCATACCCAGGCGCCGGCGCTACGCTTGGTCCCGCTATGACCTTCGGCTATCTCTGCGGCAAGCAGGTGGCAAGAGCCGCTTCGTCTGAGCAAGGCGCTACTTCGAGCAAAGCGGCGATCTCGTCAATGACGACCTTTGCGTAA
- a CDS encoding SDR family NAD(P)-dependent oxidoreductase: protein MSTPGAVHGPENHNSSASQAERVDTMQLTGNTIFITGGGSRIGRELARRFNDLGSADRSRAQNGPAAISTFSQQVVKQHPELNVLINNAGIMRYEDLSKARDLHDAEAQITTNLLGPIRLTNALINHLTTRANPVVVNVSSGLAFVPRSDAGTYGASKAAIHSYTLSLREQLKGQVKLIEITPPAA, encoded by the coding sequence TTGAGCACTCCGGGCGCCGTGCATGGCCCTGAGAACCATAACTCGTCGGCCAGCCAAGCCGAACGCGTTGACACCATGCAATTAACGGGCAACACCATTTTCATTACGGGTGGAGGCTCTCGCATTGGCCGCGAACTGGCAAGGCGCTTCAATGATCTGGGCAGCGCGGATCGTAGCCGGGCGCAGAATGGCCCCGCTGCCATCAGCACCTTCTCGCAGCAAGTCGTGAAGCAGCACCCCGAACTTAATGTCCTGATCAACAACGCCGGCATCATGCGTTATGAAGACTTGAGCAAAGCCCGCGATCTCCATGATGCCGAGGCGCAGATCACCACCAACCTGCTCGGGCCCATCCGTCTGACCAATGCACTGATCAATCATCTGACGACGCGAGCGAACCCTGTGGTGGTCAATGTATCGTCCGGCCTGGCCTTCGTGCCGCGATCCGATGCCGGAACTTACGGCGCCTCCAAGGCCGCCATCCATTCCTACACCTTGTCGCTACGGGAGCAGCTTAAGGGGCAGGTGAAGCTAATCGAGATCACTCCACCCGCAGCTTAA